A genomic region of Mycobacterium senriense contains the following coding sequences:
- the glmS gene encoding glutamine--fructose-6-phosphate transaminase (isomerizing), which translates to MCGIVGYVGQQPACEVVMAALRRMEYRGYDSSGVALVNGSGPSAGSLTVSRRAGRLANLEEAIAEMPASSLTGTTGLGHTRWATHGRPTDRNAHPHRDAAGKIAVVHNGIIENYAGLRHELEDEGVEFVSDTDTEVAVHLVAQAYRHGPTAGDFVASVLAVLRRLDGHFTLVFANADDPGTIVAARRSTPLVIGIGDGEMFVGSDVAAFIPHTRNAIELGQDQAVVITANGYRITDFDGNEDLGPGAYREFHIDWDLAAAEKGGYEYFMLKEIAEQPAAVADTLLGHFVDGRIVLDEQRLSDQELREIDKVFVVACGTAYHSGLLAKYAIEHWTRLPVEVELASEFRYRDPVLDRSTLVVAISQSGETADTLEAVRHAKEQKAKVLAICNTNGSQIPRECDAVLYTRAGPEIGVASTKTFLAQITANYLVGLALAQARGTKYPDEVWREYHELEAMPDLVARVIATIKPVAALAYQFAQSPTVLFLGRHVGYPVALEGALKLKELAYMHAEGFAAGELKHGPIALIEDDLPVIVIMPSPKGSAVLHAKLLSNIREIQARGAITIVIAEEGDDTVRPYADHLIEIPSVSTLLQPLLSTIPLQVFAASVAQARGYDVDKPRNLAKSVTVE; encoded by the coding sequence ATGTGCGGAATCGTCGGCTATGTCGGGCAGCAGCCCGCCTGTGAGGTCGTCATGGCCGCGCTGCGCCGGATGGAGTACCGGGGTTACGACTCGTCGGGCGTCGCCTTGGTCAACGGCAGTGGCCCCTCAGCAGGCAGCCTGACGGTCAGCCGGCGCGCCGGCCGGCTGGCCAACCTGGAAGAGGCGATCGCCGAAATGCCGGCGTCGTCGCTGACCGGAACCACCGGCCTGGGCCACACCCGGTGGGCCACCCACGGACGGCCCACCGACCGCAACGCCCACCCGCATCGCGACGCCGCCGGCAAGATCGCCGTGGTCCACAACGGCATCATCGAGAACTACGCCGGCCTGCGCCACGAACTGGAGGACGAGGGCGTGGAGTTCGTCAGCGACACCGACACTGAGGTGGCGGTGCATCTGGTGGCGCAGGCATACCGGCACGGTCCCACCGCAGGCGATTTTGTCGCGTCGGTGCTCGCGGTGCTGCGCCGGCTGGACGGCCACTTCACGTTGGTGTTCGCCAACGCCGACGACCCCGGCACCATCGTCGCCGCCCGCCGCTCCACCCCGCTGGTGATCGGTATCGGCGACGGCGAGATGTTCGTCGGCTCCGATGTGGCCGCGTTCATCCCGCACACCCGCAACGCCATCGAACTCGGCCAGGACCAGGCCGTGGTGATCACCGCGAACGGCTACCGGATCACCGACTTCGACGGCAACGAGGACCTGGGGCCCGGGGCATACCGCGAGTTCCATATCGATTGGGACCTGGCCGCGGCCGAAAAGGGCGGCTACGAGTACTTCATGCTCAAGGAGATCGCCGAGCAGCCCGCCGCGGTGGCCGACACGCTTCTCGGGCACTTCGTCGACGGCCGGATCGTCCTCGACGAGCAGCGGCTGTCCGATCAGGAACTCCGCGAGATCGACAAGGTGTTCGTGGTGGCCTGCGGCACCGCATATCACTCCGGCCTGCTGGCGAAATACGCGATCGAGCACTGGACGCGGCTGCCGGTCGAGGTCGAGCTGGCCAGCGAATTCCGGTACCGCGACCCGGTTCTGGACCGCAGCACCCTGGTCGTCGCCATCTCGCAGTCCGGCGAGACCGCGGACACCCTCGAAGCGGTTCGGCACGCCAAGGAGCAGAAGGCCAAGGTCCTGGCCATCTGCAACACCAACGGCTCGCAGATTCCGCGCGAGTGCGACGCGGTGCTGTACACCCGCGCCGGCCCGGAGATCGGGGTGGCCTCGACCAAGACGTTCCTGGCGCAGATCACCGCCAACTATCTGGTCGGGCTGGCGCTGGCGCAGGCGCGCGGCACCAAGTACCCCGACGAGGTCTGGCGTGAATACCACGAACTGGAAGCGATGCCGGATCTCGTCGCGCGGGTCATTGCGACGATCAAGCCGGTTGCCGCGCTGGCGTATCAATTCGCCCAGTCGCCGACGGTGCTGTTCCTGGGGCGCCACGTCGGATACCCGGTGGCGCTGGAAGGCGCGCTGAAGCTCAAGGAATTGGCGTACATGCACGCCGAGGGATTCGCCGCCGGCGAGCTCAAGCACGGCCCCATCGCGCTGATCGAAGACGATCTGCCGGTCATCGTCATCATGCCGTCGCCCAAGGGGTCGGCCGTGCTGCACGCCAAGTTGTTGTCCAACATCCGCGAGATCCAGGCCCGCGGCGCGATCACCATCGTCATCGCCGAGGAAGGCGATGACACCGTGCGGCCCTACGCCGACCACCTGATCGAAATTCCCTCTGTGTCAACACTTTTGCAGCCGCTGTTGTCGACGATTCCGCTTCAGGTGTTTGCGGCGTCGGTGGCGCAGGCCCGCGGCTACGACGTCGACAAGCCGCGAAACCTGGCCAAGTCCGTCACCGTCGAATAG
- a CDS encoding Rv1535 family protein, whose amino-acid sequence MTAVRYDDVVPAPMATARQTPKLRAQASAGSGNPLMDMTTQLLSIPLNQLYGALWRMGFIEVRG is encoded by the coding sequence ATGACCGCAGTTCGCTACGACGATGTGGTGCCCGCCCCCATGGCGACGGCGCGCCAGACCCCGAAGCTCCGGGCGCAGGCGTCGGCCGGCTCGGGTAACCCTCTGATGGACATGACCACCCAGCTGCTGTCCATCCCGCTGAACCAGCTCTACGGGGCCCTGTGGCGGATGGGTTTCATCGAGGTCAGGGGCTAG
- a CDS encoding dienelactone hydrolase family protein, producing the protein MARIRKLVAALSRRGPHRVLRGDLAFAGLPGVVYTPEEGLNLPGVAFGHDWLAGAARYSNLLEHLASWGIVAGAPDTQRGVAPSVLNLAFDLGTALDIVSGVRLGPGKISVHPAKLGVAGHGFGGSAAVFAAAGMPAKLAAVAAIFPSVTSPPAQQPAATLKVPGVIFTAPGDPKSLNSNASALADVWDAATLRIVSKAESGGLVEGRRLTKVLGLAGPHRRTQRTVRALLTGYLLYTLGGDKKYRDFADPDVHLPGTDEIDPEAEAIPLEDKIVALLK; encoded by the coding sequence GTGGCCCGCATCCGCAAGCTCGTCGCAGCTCTCAGCCGCCGTGGTCCGCATCGGGTTTTGCGGGGTGACCTGGCCTTTGCCGGTCTACCGGGCGTGGTGTACACCCCCGAGGAGGGGCTGAACCTGCCCGGCGTGGCGTTCGGCCACGACTGGCTCGCCGGCGCGGCCCGCTATTCGAACCTGCTCGAGCATCTGGCGTCCTGGGGCATCGTGGCCGGCGCTCCCGACACCCAGCGCGGCGTGGCCCCGTCGGTGCTGAACCTCGCCTTCGACCTCGGCACCGCCCTGGACATCGTGTCGGGCGTGCGCCTGGGCCCCGGCAAGATCAGCGTGCATCCGGCCAAGCTCGGCGTGGCCGGTCACGGCTTCGGCGGCTCGGCGGCGGTGTTCGCCGCGGCCGGGATGCCGGCCAAGCTCGCGGCGGTGGCGGCGATCTTCCCCAGCGTGACCAGCCCACCGGCCCAGCAGCCGGCCGCGACCCTGAAGGTCCCCGGGGTGATCTTCACCGCGCCGGGCGATCCGAAAAGCCTGAACTCTAACGCGTCGGCGCTCGCCGACGTGTGGGACGCGGCGACGCTGCGCATCGTCAGCAAGGCCGAATCCGGCGGGCTGGTCGAGGGCCGGCGACTGACCAAGGTGCTGGGTCTGGCCGGACCGCACCGGCGCACCCAGCGGACGGTTCGGGCGCTGCTGACGGGCTACCTGCTCTACACCCTGGGCGGCGACAAAAAGTACCGCGACTTCGCCGACCCGGACGTGCACCTGCCGGGCACGGACGAGATCGACCCCGAGGCCGAGGCGATTCCGCTGGAAGACAAGATCGTCGCCCTGCTGAAGTGA
- a CDS encoding LLM class F420-dependent oxidoreductase — MRIGIALDYSGGFHKAVDRVVELETSGIEVVVVAEAYAFDAISQLGYLAAKTNTVELASGVLPIYIRTPSLLAMTAAGLDYVSDGRFRLGIGTSGPQVIEGFHGVPFDAPIGRTREIVEICRKVWRRERLQYDGKHYQLPLPADRGTGLGKSLQLINHPVRERIPVSIAALGPKNVELTAEIAEGWQPVFYLPEKADSIWGQALAAGAAKRDPALGPLDVMVHASLAIGENLDERLAWVKPQLGLYIGGMGAKGRNFYHNLATRYGFGEVADRIQELYLSGRKQDAIDAVPDELVRGMSLIGPPGYVAERMAAFAEAGVTTLLLNPLSTDRAESVRFVEEALKLKPA; from the coding sequence ATGCGAATCGGGATCGCTCTGGATTATTCGGGTGGCTTTCACAAGGCCGTGGACCGCGTGGTCGAACTCGAGACGTCCGGCATCGAGGTCGTGGTGGTGGCCGAGGCGTATGCCTTCGACGCCATCAGCCAGCTGGGCTATCTGGCCGCCAAGACGAACACCGTCGAGCTGGCGTCCGGCGTGCTGCCCATCTACATCCGCACGCCGTCGCTGCTGGCGATGACCGCCGCGGGACTGGATTACGTGTCCGACGGGCGATTTCGCCTGGGCATCGGCACCTCCGGGCCGCAGGTGATCGAGGGGTTTCACGGCGTGCCGTTCGACGCCCCGATCGGCCGCACCCGCGAGATCGTGGAGATCTGCCGCAAGGTGTGGCGCCGCGAACGTCTGCAATACGACGGCAAGCACTACCAGTTGCCGTTGCCGGCGGATCGCGGAACGGGCCTGGGCAAGTCGCTGCAGCTCATCAATCACCCTGTGCGCGAACGTATTCCGGTCAGCATCGCCGCGCTGGGCCCCAAGAATGTGGAGCTCACCGCCGAGATCGCCGAGGGGTGGCAGCCCGTCTTCTATCTTCCGGAGAAGGCCGACTCGATCTGGGGCCAGGCGCTGGCGGCCGGTGCCGCCAAGCGTGACCCCGCGCTGGGGCCGCTGGATGTGATGGTGCACGCGTCGCTGGCCATCGGGGAGAACCTCGACGAGCGGCTGGCGTGGGTCAAGCCGCAGCTGGGCCTCTACATCGGCGGGATGGGCGCGAAAGGCCGCAATTTCTACCACAATCTGGCGACGCGCTACGGGTTCGGCGAGGTCGCCGACCGCATCCAGGAGCTGTACCTGTCCGGCCGCAAGCAGGATGCCATCGACGCGGTGCCCGACGAGCTGGTGCGCGGCATGTCGCTGATCGGTCCGCCAGGCTACGTCGCCGAACGCATGGCCGCCTTCGCCGAGGCCGGCGTGACGACGCTGTTGCTGAACCCGTTGTCGACCGACCGCGCTGAATCCGTGCGCTTTGTCGAAGAAGCCCTGAAGCTGAAGCCCGCCTGA
- the glmM gene encoding phosphoglucosamine mutase yields the protein MGRLFGTDGVRGVANRELTAELALALGSAAARHLASTPAPGRRVAVIGRDPRASGEMLEAAVIAGLSSQGVDALRVGVLPTPAVAYLTGAYDADFGVMISASHNPMPDNGIKIFGPGGHKLDDGTEDQIEALLDIDPGLRPVGAGIGRVIDAEDADDRYLRHLSKASTLRLDGLTVVVDCAHGAASAVAPRAYRAAGARVIAINADPNGLNINDNCGSTHLDSLRAAVVAHRADLGLAHDGDADRCLAIDADGNLIDGDHIMVVLATAMHEAGELASKTLVTTVMSNLGLHLAMRSAGITVRTTGVGDRYVVEELRAGDYSLGGEQSGHIVMPALGSTGDGIVTGLRLMTRMVQTGSSLAELASAMQTLPQVLINVTVADKDIAAAPAVQTALGQAEAELGDTGRILLRPSGTEPMIRVMVEAPEREIAQRVATRVAEAVSHAL from the coding sequence ATGGGTCGACTATTCGGCACCGACGGTGTCCGTGGGGTCGCCAATCGCGAGCTGACCGCCGAGCTGGCGCTGGCGCTGGGCTCGGCGGCGGCGCGGCATCTGGCGAGCACCCCGGCACCCGGTCGACGGGTAGCCGTGATCGGCCGCGACCCGCGGGCCAGCGGCGAAATGCTGGAGGCCGCGGTGATCGCCGGGCTGAGCAGCCAGGGTGTCGACGCGCTGCGCGTCGGGGTGCTGCCCACCCCCGCGGTGGCCTACCTGACCGGGGCCTACGACGCCGACTTCGGCGTGATGATCTCGGCGTCGCACAACCCGATGCCCGACAACGGCATCAAGATCTTCGGCCCGGGCGGCCACAAGCTCGACGACGGCACCGAGGACCAGATCGAGGCACTGCTCGACATCGACCCCGGGTTGCGCCCGGTCGGCGCCGGGATCGGGCGGGTCATCGACGCCGAGGATGCCGACGACCGCTACCTGCGGCACCTGAGCAAGGCCAGCACGCTGCGCCTCGACGGGCTGACCGTGGTGGTGGACTGCGCCCACGGCGCGGCCTCCGCGGTGGCCCCGCGCGCCTACCGCGCCGCCGGTGCCCGGGTGATCGCGATCAACGCCGACCCCAACGGGCTCAACATCAACGACAACTGCGGCTCCACTCACCTGGACTCGCTGCGCGCGGCCGTCGTCGCGCACCGCGCCGATCTGGGTCTGGCGCACGACGGCGACGCCGATCGCTGCCTGGCCATCGACGCCGACGGCAACCTGATCGACGGCGACCACATCATGGTGGTGCTCGCGACGGCGATGCACGAGGCCGGCGAGCTGGCCTCCAAGACGCTGGTCACCACCGTGATGAGCAACCTGGGGCTGCACCTGGCCATGCGCTCGGCCGGAATCACGGTGCGCACCACCGGAGTTGGCGACCGCTACGTGGTGGAGGAGCTGCGGGCCGGCGACTACAGCCTGGGCGGCGAGCAGTCCGGGCACATCGTGATGCCCGCATTGGGCTCCACCGGCGACGGCATCGTCACCGGACTGCGCCTGATGACCCGGATGGTGCAGACCGGCTCGTCGCTGGCCGAGTTGGCATCTGCGATGCAGACGCTGCCGCAGGTGTTGATCAACGTCACCGTCGCCGACAAGGACATCGCCGCCGCGCCCGCGGTGCAGACCGCCCTGGGGCAGGCCGAGGCGGAACTGGGCGACACCGGCCGAATCCTGTTGCGCCCCTCGGGAACCGAGCCGATGATTCGCGTCATGGTGGAAGCGCCCGAGAGGGAGATTGCTCAGCGCGTCGCCACCCGCGTCGCCGAAGCGGTCAGCCACGCGCTGTAG
- the rpsI gene encoding 30S ribosomal protein S9, whose amino-acid sequence MENPENPDTPEVAETVEVVAEVTEAPVEVAEAPAPAESFVFDRPIQTVGRRKEAVVRVRLVPGTGKFNLNGRTLEGYFPNKVHQQLIKAPLVTVDRVDAFDIYALLHGGGPSGQAGALRLGIARALIVAQPEDRPPLKKAGFLTRDPRATERKKYGLKKARKAPQYSKR is encoded by the coding sequence GTGGAAAACCCGGAGAACCCGGACACCCCTGAAGTCGCAGAGACCGTCGAGGTCGTCGCCGAGGTGACCGAAGCCCCGGTCGAGGTCGCGGAAGCCCCCGCGCCCGCCGAGTCCTTCGTGTTCGACCGGCCGATCCAGACCGTCGGCCGCCGCAAGGAAGCCGTGGTGCGGGTGCGCCTGGTGCCCGGCACCGGCAAGTTCAATCTGAACGGCCGCACCCTGGAGGGCTACTTCCCCAACAAGGTGCACCAGCAGCTCATCAAGGCCCCCCTGGTCACCGTCGACCGGGTGGACGCCTTTGACATCTACGCGCTGCTGCACGGCGGCGGCCCGTCGGGGCAGGCCGGCGCACTGCGGCTGGGCATCGCCCGGGCGCTGATCGTGGCCCAGCCCGAGGACCGGCCCCCGCTGAAGAAGGCCGGCTTCCTCACCCGTGACCCGCGTGCCACCGAGCGCAAGAAGTACGGCCTGAAGAAGGCCCGCAAGGCGCCTCAGTACAGCAAGCGCTGA
- the rplM gene encoding 50S ribosomal protein L13 yields MPTYTPKAGDTTRSWHVIDATDVVLGRLAVAAATLLRGKHKPTFTPNVDGGDFVIVINADKVAFSGQKLDKKLAYRHSGYPGGLSSRTMRELMDKHPDRVVEDAIVGMLPKNKLARQIARKLHVYAGPTHPHAAQQPVPYEIKQVAQ; encoded by the coding sequence GTGCCTACGTACACGCCAAAGGCGGGTGACACCACGAGGTCGTGGCACGTCATCGACGCCACGGACGTGGTGCTTGGCCGCCTCGCCGTCGCGGCAGCCACCCTGCTGCGCGGCAAGCACAAGCCGACGTTCACCCCCAATGTCGACGGCGGTGACTTCGTCATCGTCATAAACGCCGACAAGGTCGCCTTCAGCGGCCAGAAGCTGGACAAGAAGCTGGCTTACCGCCACTCGGGGTATCCCGGCGGTCTGAGCAGCCGAACCATGCGCGAGCTGATGGACAAGCACCCCGACCGTGTCGTGGAGGACGCGATCGTCGGCATGCTGCCCAAGAACAAGCTGGCCCGGCAGATCGCGCGCAAGCTGCACGTCTACGCCGGCCCGACGCACCCCCACGCCGCACAACAGCCCGTTCCGTACGAGATCAAGCAGGTGGCCCAGTGA
- a CDS encoding UvrD-helicase domain-containing protein, producing the protein MSSDSGGELTTEQLDVINYPGNVFVVACPGSGKTRTLTYKIAQELEKLESHRKFVVAITYTNKAAEEIENRIRDLGVDTDQLWIGTIHAFCLEWILRPYRIYHPHLARGFSIVNSHDSEAIISRLCRSAQLTYYDCGYYFVGGSYELSCLDTRKHPAIHSVLSQYFDELNAGGKIDFEMILQYARDLIVGQSSIRKVLSNLFSFIAVDEYQDTKRIQYEILMSVVREGDGNVGTLVVGDPNQEIFTSLGGYAIAVSELSALIGQQIELKNLTRNFRSSKRVIEFFENFNIGGTLIEAAGLCREYPSLVTFNDEVSVEELPNELARLIEYNVSERGIEPRNICVLAPWWILLASMTRTLVARLPQYQFDGPGLVPFSRDQDNFWYKVARVALTEASPGLYIRRLRWARDIVDELVNYGVNPRKITARDLLRSSNAIDIDEEDGLVHLAMYFDRLMELLGIDYRALIELADQWDAFFESSQVRIDRLARDGAPFAADIEFFRRVFRERTGITVSTVHGVKGLEYDTVIAYGLLQDILPHFADPAPWESANKLLYVLASRARKNLHLIAERNRPHGRGRVYHATSPLQDLLFDYDVI; encoded by the coding sequence GTGAGTAGTGATTCCGGCGGAGAACTGACTACAGAGCAACTCGATGTTATAAACTACCCGGGAAATGTATTTGTAGTCGCTTGTCCTGGTAGTGGAAAAACGCGGACACTTACGTATAAGATCGCGCAAGAGCTAGAAAAGCTCGAGTCGCATAGAAAGTTTGTCGTCGCGATAACTTATACTAACAAAGCTGCGGAAGAGATTGAAAACCGTATCCGCGATCTGGGTGTTGATACTGATCAGCTTTGGATAGGGACGATTCATGCATTTTGCCTCGAATGGATTTTGAGGCCTTACCGAATCTACCATCCTCACTTGGCGCGCGGATTTAGCATAGTTAACTCGCACGACAGTGAAGCAATAATTTCGCGTTTGTGCCGGAGCGCGCAACTGACTTACTATGACTGCGGATATTATTTTGTCGGCGGCTCTTACGAACTGTCATGTTTGGACACCCGTAAACACCCTGCGATCCACAGCGTCCTCTCACAGTATTTCGACGAACTGAATGCCGGCGGAAAAATCGACTTTGAAATGATCCTTCAGTACGCTCGCGATCTTATCGTCGGCCAGTCTTCCATCCGGAAAGTACTGAGCAATCTGTTCAGCTTCATTGCCGTTGATGAGTATCAAGATACAAAGCGCATTCAGTATGAAATACTCATGTCGGTTGTGCGCGAAGGCGACGGTAACGTCGGGACGCTGGTTGTGGGCGACCCCAATCAAGAGATATTTACCTCTTTAGGCGGATATGCGATTGCGGTCAGTGAACTATCGGCGTTAATTGGCCAGCAGATAGAGCTGAAAAATCTTACTCGCAATTTTAGATCTTCAAAACGTGTTATTGAGTTTTTCGAGAACTTTAACATTGGAGGAACGCTAATTGAGGCTGCGGGGTTATGCAGGGAATATCCCAGTTTGGTGACCTTTAATGACGAGGTCTCCGTCGAGGAGCTTCCAAATGAACTCGCGCGGTTGATTGAATATAATGTTTCCGAACGGGGAATTGAGCCTCGGAACATATGCGTTTTGGCGCCATGGTGGATTCTTCTCGCTTCCATGACGCGCACTCTCGTAGCTCGCCTGCCGCAGTACCAATTTGATGGACCGGGTTTGGTGCCTTTTTCAAGGGATCAAGACAACTTTTGGTACAAGGTAGCACGAGTAGCGCTCACAGAAGCGTCTCCGGGTCTTTATATACGTCGGCTTCGATGGGCGCGTGACATAGTTGATGAGCTCGTAAATTATGGGGTAAATCCGAGGAAGATCACTGCTCGCGACTTGTTGCGCTCCTCGAATGCGATCGATATCGACGAAGAAGATGGTCTGGTGCATTTAGCAATGTATTTCGACCGTCTTATGGAGCTGCTGGGTATCGACTACCGGGCCCTCATCGAGTTGGCCGACCAGTGGGATGCTTTTTTCGAAAGCTCGCAGGTTCGTATTGATCGGCTAGCTCGGGACGGCGCACCGTTCGCTGCGGACATCGAGTTTTTCCGACGCGTCTTTCGCGAGCGAACAGGCATCACGGTATCGACAGTGCATGGTGTGAAGGGGCTCGAATACGACACTGTGATTGCCTACGGTTTACTGCAAGATATCTTGCCGCATTTTGCTGACCCAGCGCCTTGGGAGAGCGCGAACAAGCTGTTGTACGTCCTCGCGTCGCGCGCTAGGAAGAATCTACATTTGATCGCTGAACGGAACAGGCCGCATGGTCGCGGTCGCGTGTACCATGCAACAAGCCCGCTGCAGGATCTGTTGTTCGACTATGACGTCATCTAG
- a CDS encoding ATP-dependent endonuclease: MERYLDAIRSNLLFAKSVILVEGDAEEILIPTLVREVLGVGIDELGISLINIRSTGFQNVAALFHNSRIKRRCSILTDSDTAVIDTDPVSGDDERLKRFREQAKRSAAAGARRMEVLSEFIADNPWLATFYAAHTFEVDLISAGNSTLVSSVVSDVYTDPGTRASAQSAIESGDVAVFGRRVLQMANAMGKGWFAILLGGKVDHTTVIPQYILSALHFAHPRLNVESAYNILKYRLQKFELTESDSQDARDELVECAESFRRREIELADIKIATQRLIPSDSVNTFLEMYCSCE, encoded by the coding sequence ATGGAGCGCTATCTGGACGCTATTCGAAGCAACTTGTTATTCGCGAAGAGCGTGATACTCGTCGAGGGTGACGCGGAGGAAATTCTTATACCGACACTCGTGCGTGAGGTATTGGGGGTTGGGATTGATGAATTGGGTATCAGTCTAATTAATATTCGTAGCACTGGATTCCAGAATGTTGCAGCTCTGTTTCATAACTCGCGAATCAAACGGCGTTGTAGCATACTTACCGACTCAGATACGGCCGTCATCGATACAGATCCCGTGTCGGGAGACGATGAGAGACTCAAAAGGTTTCGCGAACAAGCGAAACGCTCGGCGGCGGCCGGCGCCAGGCGCATGGAAGTGTTGAGCGAATTTATCGCGGATAACCCGTGGCTGGCGACGTTCTATGCGGCTCATACGTTCGAAGTGGACCTCATCAGCGCAGGTAACTCGACGCTTGTTTCTTCTGTTGTGTCGGATGTCTATACAGATCCGGGCACCAGGGCCTCGGCGCAAAGTGCAATCGAAAGTGGTGACGTAGCCGTATTCGGTCGACGAGTACTGCAGATGGCAAACGCAATGGGTAAGGGATGGTTTGCAATTCTGCTTGGCGGAAAGGTCGATCACACAACTGTGATTCCACAATACATTCTTTCGGCGCTTCATTTTGCTCATCCAAGACTTAACGTCGAATCAGCGTATAACATCCTGAAATATCGACTTCAGAAGTTCGAACTAACGGAGAGCGACTCGCAAGACGCCCGAGATGAGCTCGTCGAATGTGCAGAGTCATTTCGGCGTCGCGAGATCGAACTGGCCGACATAAAGATTGCTACTCAGAGGCTCATTCCATCTGACTCTGTAAACACTTTCTTAGAGATGTACTGCAGCTGTGAGTAG
- a CDS encoding AAA family ATPase yields the protein MHISSLTLVNYRNFSSARLNFEAGINTIIGENGSGKSNVFRALRLLLDANLLASAYRIRSNDFHRGLGDWRGHWIIISVEFSQISADESVQALFVHGTGNIEASPIDRSTYSLIYRPTKDIRTRLASLVEGDRTTLDEIRNTITSDDYEILFTGRSAARFDDPETYNSIVGDFNAVKFSDDLESEAIGVRLPKQLSVAKEISFTYIQALRDVIEEFRHNRTNPLKTLLQHKSGEINKLNFAVVTDQARELNRKIEQLPDVADVRQDIQQTVMDTVGAAYSPSSLSIKSDLPDEADRLFQSLKLYLGEHGEEYEGEIHELSLGGANLIYLTLKLLEFRYQRPATRLRTFY from the coding sequence ATGCACATCTCTAGCCTGACCTTAGTCAACTACCGCAATTTCAGCAGCGCACGTCTCAACTTTGAAGCCGGTATCAACACGATCATTGGCGAAAACGGCTCAGGGAAGAGCAATGTGTTCCGCGCACTGCGCCTTTTGCTTGATGCAAATCTTCTTGCTTCTGCGTATAGAATACGTAGCAACGATTTCCATCGTGGACTAGGCGACTGGCGAGGACACTGGATTATAATAAGCGTAGAGTTTTCGCAAATCTCCGCCGATGAATCTGTACAAGCGTTATTCGTGCATGGCACTGGCAATATCGAGGCAAGCCCGATCGACCGATCGACATATAGCCTCATTTATCGACCAACAAAAGACATCCGGACGAGGCTCGCAAGCCTCGTCGAGGGTGATCGGACCACCCTCGATGAGATCCGCAATACCATAACTAGTGATGATTATGAGATCTTGTTTACTGGCCGAAGCGCTGCGCGATTCGATGATCCTGAAACATATAACTCGATTGTAGGGGACTTCAACGCGGTGAAGTTTAGCGACGACCTCGAATCGGAAGCGATCGGTGTTCGTCTTCCGAAGCAGTTATCGGTCGCTAAAGAGATATCTTTTACTTACATCCAAGCTCTCCGAGATGTGATCGAGGAATTTCGACACAATCGAACCAACCCACTTAAGACACTGTTGCAGCATAAAAGTGGCGAAATTAATAAGCTTAACTTTGCCGTAGTTACCGATCAGGCCCGTGAATTGAACCGAAAAATTGAGCAGTTGCCAGACGTCGCCGATGTTCGACAAGATATCCAACAAACCGTCATGGATACTGTCGGTGCCGCATACTCACCGTCGTCGCTTTCAATCAAATCGGATCTTCCGGATGAAGCTGATAGGCTATTTCAATCTCTCAAACTATATCTCGGCGAGCATGGCGAGGAATATGAGGGAGAAATTCACGAATTAAGTTTGGGTGGCGCCAACTTGATCTACCTAACGTTAAAACTTCTTGAATTTAGATATCAAAGGCCCGCCACAAGATTGCGAACTTTCTATTAA